The region CGACTACCAACAGCCCACGAATGCTAAAGCTCAGCCAGCGGCGTGACCGTTTCGGTTTGGTTTCACAACTGGTCATGGCTTGTCTGATGCTTCACTGAATGGCTGGAAGGGATCGTTGATTGTATCGGCGAAGTTGTCTGGCAAATCGGTCAAAGCTTCAGGCGAGACGAAGGGGTCTTCAGAGTCGATTGTATGTGTGGCTAAGATTGCTGAAAATGTAGCGTTGTCCTTATCAAACTGTGAATTGTCGGCGAAGTCGAATGGGAGGGCACACGTTCCACAAAAGACTTGGCGATGGTTGCGAAGAAAGACCTGAAATCTTCCGCCGAGGTAGACCTCGTCGAGCGTCGAAGACTGCGACAACTTGTGTAGGCCATGAATCGAGATTCGCGTGCCGCTCAGGTTCGCCTTCGTCAGTTGGGGTAAATTGGCCAGGTGTTTCATGCCGGCATCGGTAGTCCGGCTTGCATCACAGGCCAGTACCTTCAAGCCAGACAACTTGCCGATCGTCGCCAGAGCATCATCATCGATTTGAACTCCATCGATCGTCAAATTCTCGAGTTGAGTCAAGTTCGAAAGCTGATGGAAATTCTCTCCTGGGGCGCGATCTGTCTCTGAATGAAAGGAGAGGTGCAGACTGCGGAGCGATGTTAAGTTCCCAGCGGTCTGAAACCATTGATCGTTGTATGAATAATTACAAACATACAAGCTAGTCAACTGCTTCAGCTCTCCAATCGCCTCGACTTCCTCGGTCGTCTCCTTCTGTTTCCAATAATGAAACGAAAGACTACGAAGTTGCTCAAAGCCTGCCAAAGTTTCAATCGCTTGCCTCGTTATCGGCACATCATGTAGGGAGATCGTTTCCAGCTTTCGAAAGTCAGAAAGCACTTTCAAATAGGGCAAGCTCGACCGTGACATTGGAAAGTTAATGCACGTCACGTTAGGTAGTACGGTTAGCTTTCGCAATTGGGCTGGGGAAATCGCGACGCCACTCAGATCAATCATTTCTAACGTTTTCAGACTCGCTAACAGTTCAAGTTCTTCCTCCAAAATCGGTGCCCCATGGTCATCCGAGTTTTCCATGAACAGATGAATACTCTTTAGCGAACGCAATTTTTGCAACTCGGGACCAAGCCGAACCAACTCTTCCAATGGCATATGGACACTCTCGATGTCTTGGTACAAATCCTCGTCATGGCCCCAATTCATCGTCCTTTTCCAAAGATGGCTCGGGTACTCTTTCCAAGTAATCGGATCTGCTTTGCGAAGTCGCGGTCGAAAGGTCCATCCATTTGCTAAATCAATCTTCGAGTCAACATCTTCCTCGACGCGATATTGAGCCAAATCATGTTCGCGCCACTTGATCGGTAACACAACGCCAACGGCAATCAGCAGCGTGAATATCAACAACCCTCGAATACTAAAGCTCAGCCAGCGGCGTTTCGCACGGGGCTTTTGTTCGATCGTGTCGTTCATGGCGAATTCTCCTTGGGACGGTTCCGCACGAAGTACATCGAATGATCGGTTTTGGCTTGGGTGGGGGTTAGGAATCTCATTTCGACTAAGCAATCCATCGTCACCGCATCGCCCCAGTCAGGTCGAATCCAGAGGTGTCGAAATGTTGCCACGTTATTCAGCGGCAGCTACCCGCGGTCGGTCACTCGGGTCTCGCGTAAGTCGAGCGCTTCGAGGGATGGGTGATCTTTCAGCTCGGCCAAACCGGTGTCGGTGATCCATGTGCCGCGGATCGACAACTCCCTTAGCTTCGGCAATCGAGCGATGGTTCGCATTGAGCGGTCGCCGATCCTGGCTTGGGGAAGTTCCAGCGTTTCCAGCTGCTTAAGTGCTTGCAGCTTGGTGAAACCTTGGTCGCGAAACTTCGATTGGAAGTCAGGTCGAATCGATAAATGCTTCAGGCAAGTAAATTGAGAGATCGTTGTAAAATGATCGTCTTTGATCGGGACATATTCGATCGCCAGCGCTTCGAGCTGCGTAAGCGTCTTTAGCTGATCGAAATGTCTCAGGCCCTCGTCCGGCAATGCTTCCAGCCGCAGCCGACGAAGATGCGGCATTGCTCCGATTGCCTGCATCCCTTGCCGCGTGATCGAGTGTTCGTCGTAG is a window of Bremerella sp. TYQ1 DNA encoding:
- a CDS encoding leucine-rich repeat domain-containing protein; the encoded protein is MNDTIEQKPRAKRRWLSFSIRGLLIFTLLIAVGVVLPIKWREHDLAQYRVEEDVDSKIDLANGWTFRPRLRKADPITWKEYPSHLWKRTMNWGHDEDLYQDIESVHMPLEELVRLGPELQKLRSLKSIHLFMENSDDHGAPILEEELELLASLKTLEMIDLSGVAISPAQLRKLTVLPNVTCINFPMSRSSLPYLKVLSDFRKLETISLHDVPITRQAIETLAGFEQLRSLSFHYWKQKETTEEVEAIGELKQLTSLYVCNYSYNDQWFQTAGNLTSLRSLHLSFHSETDRAPGENFHQLSNLTQLENLTIDGVQIDDDALATIGKLSGLKVLACDASRTTDAGMKHLANLPQLTKANLSGTRISIHGLHKLSQSSTLDEVYLGGRFQVFLRNHRQVFCGTCALPFDFADNSQFDKDNATFSAILATHTIDSEDPFVSPEALTDLPDNFADTINDPFQPFSEASDKP